From the bacterium genome, the window ACGATCAGGACCAGTCTGCCGGACAGGTATCTTGGGCTGATCTGCCGCAAATCAGGTCTGGCTGCATTGCAGCAGAGGCTGGCTATTAGCGAAGAAGCGCCCAGTATATCGCTGGCCAGGGGAGTGGCATTGGCGCGCGGATTCCGTGCATTCTGTAAAGTACCCGGTGGGGAGTTGATCGGTCTGGTGGATATAACGCCGGATTCGCTGTCACTCTGTCTGTTGTATCGCGCGGAGATCATCGCCCTCGGGCATTTGAAACTGGAAGGGTACGAGCCGGCGGACGAGATGTCGGTGAAACGGTTGGCGATGGAGATCAAAACGCTGGTCTCGTTTAAGCTGGCCTCGGTGGCAGAAATGGGACTATCGATCCCGATGTCTTCGCTGTCGCTTTCCGGCGATTTTTCGGATCAATTGCTCGAGCAGATCGAACGGTACTTTCCGACCGGGGTACACCGCGTGGAGGTGAACCGAGCGGCATTGGGGCCAGGGCTGGAGATGTCGAACCGTCCGGAGCTGTTTCTCCCGGCTCTGGGGATGACGGTCATTTAGCTTGCCATTGGACAGTCCGACCAGTATGTTTTTTCAACCTTAAACTCAACCAGACATCACGTTATGGCCAAAGCAGTACGTACACGCGCGGTTTATCCGGGTTCTTTCGACCCGACCACCAATGGACATCTTTCACTGATCGACCGGGGATCCTGGCTATTCGATGAACTGATCGTGGCAGTCGCCACCGCTCCGAGCAAAAACGTGTTGTTCACCGCCGAAGAACGACTCGGGTTCATGAAGCAGTCGGTGGCGAAACTGCAGAATGCGAAGCGGATCAAGGTGGTCGGCTTTGATGGTCTCTTGGCCGATTTTGTGCAGGAGATCAAGGCGAACGCGATCATCAGAGGGCTTCGCGCAGTCTCAGATTTTGAGTACGAGTTTCAGATGGCGCTGATGAATCGCAAATTGGTGCGCGAAGTTGAGACGGTCTTTTTGATGCCGTCGCTTTCGTGGGTTTATCTGTCATCCTCGATCGTGCGGGAAGTGGCGAAAAACGGCGGTGATGTGACGGGGCTGGTGCCGACAGTTGTCAAGCAGGCACTGGTGAGGAAGTTTAAAAGCAATTCTAAGCGTCGCCGTTGAGCAGTGTCCATTCTATGGCACATCCATCAGTGATGATGGTTGTGCTCTGCCTCCCAGACTTCGCATTCCCCCCTATTTATCGCGTACCGGTCGCATTGCATCCCGAAGTAGACAGTTCGGGCGGTGAAAGTCATACCCAGTTTCTCTGCGACCCGGATCGAAGCGATATTCTCCGGATGAATG encodes:
- the coaD gene encoding pantetheine-phosphate adenylyltransferase, producing the protein MAKAVRTRAVYPGSFDPTTNGHLSLIDRGSWLFDELIVAVATAPSKNVLFTAEERLGFMKQSVAKLQNAKRIKVVGFDGLLADFVQEIKANAIIRGLRAVSDFEYEFQMALMNRKLVREVETVFLMPSLSWVYLSSSIVREVAKNGGDVTGLVPTVVKQALVRKFKSNSKRRR